From the genome of Gorilla gorilla gorilla isolate KB3781 chromosome 4, NHGRI_mGorGor1-v2.1_pri, whole genome shotgun sequence, one region includes:
- the ATOX1 gene encoding copper transport protein ATOX1, translating into MPKHEFSVDMTCGGCAEAVSRVLNKLGGVKYDIDLPNKKVCIESEHSMDTLLATLKKTGKTVSYLGLE; encoded by the exons AAGCACGAGTTCTCTGTGGACATGACCTGTGGAGGCTGTGCTGAAGCTGTCTCTCGGGTCCTCAATAAGCTTGGAG GAGTTAAGTATGACATTGACCTGCCCAACAAGAAGGTCTGCATTGAATCTGAGCACAGCATGGACACTCTGCTTGCAACcctgaagaaaacaggaaagactGTTTCCTACCTTGGCCTTGAGTAG